The Miscanthus floridulus cultivar M001 chromosome 7, ASM1932011v1, whole genome shotgun sequence genome includes a region encoding these proteins:
- the LOC136463262 gene encoding L-type lectin-domain containing receptor kinase SIT2-like → MIEAKRVLPLFFYCLHLASAFAAGDSSSDGEKFVYSSFAGASLTLDGAAMVTPSGLLQLTSEAELSKGHAFHPTPLHLRGPLGDGQKTKAAAAVQSFSASFVFGIVPVTPGMGGHGLALVVAPSKDLSSGMASNYIGLLNSSSNGSVHNHMVAVELDTIRSPEFHDIDDNHVGVDVNSLVSVDAASAGYYDDRTGELRNLTLVSGQVMRAWVDYDGDATRIDVTLARSGQPRPKKPLVSATVDLSTVIADDVAYVGFSSSTGKLSTLHYVLGWSFAVGGPAPDIDMARLPPLPDRRNSGSRSRSSKTLAIALPVAVGALAIVIAMAACVLLVVRRRYRYIELREDWEIEFGAHRLAYKDLFDATDGFKDKNLLGVGGFGKVYKGILPTSGTEVAVKRVCHESEQGMKEFVAEVATIGRLRHRNLVQLLGYCRLKDQLLLVYDYMPNGSLEKHLYTHDENTIVLSWAQRFQIIKGVASGLLYIHEEWEQVVIHRDVKASNVLLDGEMNARLGDFGLARLHSHDTELLHTTVVAGTFGYIAPELALTGKASPLTDVFAFGAFLLEVVTGRRPVEETVDGDGLLLVDWVFEHWRKDQSLIEVVDPRIQGDYDVNELSLTLRVGLLCSHPLASVRPSMRTVMQYLAGDMPLPELTMPTHMSMSMLALLQSQGFDSFIMATSSSSSSSIRSSSTLPSQKGDDKSSNVLVP, encoded by the coding sequence ATGATTGAAGCCAAGCGCGTGCTACCTCTCTTCTTCTATTGCCTCCATCTTGCATCCGCCTTTGCCGCCGGCGACAGCAGCAGCGACGGCGAGAAGTTTGTCTACTCCAGCTTCGCAGGCGCGAGCCTCACCCTCGACGGTGCCGCCATGGTGACGCCAAGCGGCCTCCTCCAGCTGACCAGCGAGGCGGAGTTGAGCAAAGGCCACGCGTTCCACCCGACGCCGCTGCACCTCCGCGGGCCGCTGGGCGATGGCCAGAAgacgaaggcggcggcggcggtccagTCGTTCTCGGCCTCGTTCGTGTTCGGCATCGTGCCGGTCACCCCGGGCATGGGCGGCCACGGCCTCGCGCTTGTCGTCGCCCCGTCCAAGGACCTCTCCTCCGGGATGGCCAGCAACTACATCGGCCTCCTCAACAGCTCAAGCAACGGCAGCGTGCACAACCACATGGTCGCCGTGGAGCTCGACACCATCCGGAGCCCCGAGTTCCACGACATCGACGACAACCACGTCGGCGTCGACGTCAACAGCCTCGTCTCCGTCGACGCAGCCAGCGCCGGGTACTACGACGACCGCACCGGCGAGCTGAGGAACCTCACCCTGGTCAGCGGCCAGGTCATGCGGGCGTGGGTGGATTACGACGGCGACGCCACGCGGATCGACGTCACGCTGGCGCGGTCGGGACAGCCGAGGCCCAAGAAGCCGCTGGTCTCGGCCACGGTCGACCTCTCGACGGTGATCGCCGACGACGTGGCTTACGTCGGCTTCTCGTCATCGACGGGGAAGCTGAGCACGCTCCACTATGTGCTCGGCTGGAGCTTCGCCGTGGGTGGGCCGGCTCCGGACATCGACATGGCCAGACTGCCACCGCTACCTGACAGAAGAAACTCAGGGTCTCGCTCTCGCTCGTCCAAGACGCTGGCGATAGCTCTTCCGGTAGCCGTCGGCGCACTCGCCATCGTCATCGCCATGGCTGCCTGCGTTCTCCTCGTCGTGCGGCGCCGGTACAGGTACATCGAGTTGCGCGAAGACTGGGAGATCGAGTTCGGGGCGCACCGGCTCGCGTACAAGGATTTATTTGACGCCACCGATGGGTTCAAGGACAAGAACTTGCTTGGCGTGGGAGGGTTTGGGAAGGTGTACAAGGGGATCCTCCCCACCTCCGGCACGGAGGTCGCGGTGAAGAGGGTGTGTCACGAATCGGAGCAGGGGATGAAGGAGTTTGTTGCCGAGGTTGCTACCATCGGCCGCCTCCGGCACCGCAACCTCGTGCAGCTGCTTGGGTACTGCCGGCTCAAGGACCAGCTTCTTCTGGTCTACGATTACATGCCAAATGGTAGCCTTGAGAAGCATCTCTACACCCACGACGAGAACACTATTGTACTCAGTTGGGCACAGAGGTTTCAGATCATCAAGGGCGTCGCGTCGGGCTTGCTCTACATTCATGAAGAGTGGGAGCAAGTTGTGATCCACCGAGACGTCAAGGCGAGCAATGTTCTCCTCGACGGCGAGATGAATGCCCGGCTCGGTGACTTCGGCCTTGCAAGGTTGCATAGCCATGATACTGAGCTGCTGCATACCACCGTTGTGGCCGGCACCTTTGGTTACATTGCTCCGGAGCTGGCGCTGACAGGTAAGGCGTCCCCTCTCACCGATGTCTTCGCCTTCGGCGCGTTCCTTCTCGAGGTCGTGACTGGAAGAAGACCTGTCGAGGAGACCGTAGATGGAGATGGGCTCTTGCTGGTCGACTGGGTGTTCGAGCATTGGCGCAAGGATCAGTCACTGATTGAGGTAGTGGACCCCAGAATTCAAGGAGATTATGACGTGAATGAGTTGAGCCTGACATTGAGGGTGGGGTTGCTGTGCTCGCATCCATTGGCCAGCGTGAGGCCAAGCATGAGAACAGTGATGCAGTACCTAGCTGGGGACATGCCGCTTCCAGAGCTAACGATGCCGActcacatgagcatgagcatgctGGCGTTGTTGCAAAGCCAAGGGTTCGACTCATTTATCATGGCCacttcatcgtcatcgtcatcgtccaTCAGGAGCTCAAGCACTCTACCCTCTCAAAAGGGAGATGACAAGAGTAGTAACGTGCTCGTTCCATGA